A section of the Osmia lignaria lignaria isolate PbOS001 chromosome 3, iyOsmLign1, whole genome shotgun sequence genome encodes:
- the cno gene encoding adherens junction formation factor afadin isoform X4, whose amino-acid sequence MENSVSIVFPRPGSEISGVRGELRKRVPSHIWHIKKMATELANKKAEREALRGVIQQWNANRLDLFELSEPNEDLEFHGVMRFYFQDSGQKVATKCIRVASDATSQAVIETLIEKFRPDMRMLSVPEYALYEIHENGDERKLGLDEKPLLVQLNWHIDDREGRFLLRRIDDKTNAQGVGFSSSEGSSFRRKLSKREKKQMKKQEKLSRLKSLEQEENTVPLDQNGVAEKLYTELPETSFTRSISNPEAVMRRRRQQKLERKLQQFRSKDGGPDTGGTLKIYGEALCKDVPYKTLLLSVRDSAVHVVREMLSKYGLEKVDPQQYCLVQVNSEHVNGGSQQEYILDDDECPLAILMNHPSARGSIMFHVRRRPADYVPRKRKKKPSGKWNELDHRYEDERLPFLLELNPDGSDVPNGAGARHRLQPNVTEVGSERPIGPQAVQAQTLTLTGPTVMPRHCVIAFTENIVTLTPCSRDAHTYVNNQRIHQTTILQNGAIVKFGRLHTFRFIDPAPEERIRQRHESTRQIEYGYDRLLLYRRRSPDLTGQETNVERYGSTSGTPNSGQNQGSQNQGQANQEQASHPSSPSKSTTNSAVGHPQSPTHASESTHNYETTFDLDGNVETASLTSSRDGNRTLQNDRQVRGTDPILPAVLEFLEETEETFFHAVITDVEPSAPQFKLAPTYTLYLAARYRASTHYRPELQPTERAHRLTVMLANVATMIQRVIQERYMDASSLALWLANGSELLHMLKNDRHVGAFSTRAQDILTEAVHAAFASLVRCISLELAPAMSQFMADADEPAKEAGVLQIFSNTMALLRRCRVNAALTIQLFSHLFHAINATAFNSLVSNTNLCVRWFGRRLKARLNALETWAERQGLELASQCHLATIMQATHLLQAPKYNAEELATLSSTCFKLNSLQVRALLQKYQPAADEPRLPAELIENVVRVAESVADTLARADGREIRLEEEPTLALALLLPEDGYSCEVIRGVPPGLAEFLAPLQRDGLCRMAPQPTSSGYWTIYMIDHHNNFRSPSAMSNRSGSGYSCNAGGPNSSQPEIHVIKLHKSTNGMGLSIVAAKGAGQDRLGIYIKSVVAGGAADADGRLTAGDQLLKVDGQSLVGITQEKAAEYLVRTGPIVTLEVAKQGAIYHGLATLLSQPSPVMSRAAHKVRPKSEHLETPKVQEASDEHPSSSRSMGNLLDAPRPTAITLPDRSVDPVSGPRRMSERDLPSRLGRDVTAPQQQMHTSKSVPALHNVGTDGKQQHEVFNPGYSRASSSNSVTPPVTQPLPMNAINGSTSLRSRSSHNLHDPTRIGTLPPSGLLVGRQQSSPNLNPGQATTNNNASSNVNAALNVLQGNEAERFYQNLSIYRNQDGTAKQRYSPSQHLEERNLLQPQKNSRGSQNSLNRPGTFETSQIRDRPISAYVPQNQQQSYLGGQSQSQSQSQSQSQLYSQQGCAPPPPRSQSSRDMIRQEAKLQEMQEEVRRRELRGGVPVPSNQYRPNTAYNVKANTIASTSSSVRPTKSLGSQPNLGSSPPVTVPTSPISVSSHSAKQVGTSSYGYLDPQYGSYMIQHSKSPHMHPHQHQHQHQHQSQSQAQPQSQPQSQPQPQPQPQPQPQPQPQHQHQHPHQYSHQHQYQHPHYHHHQNMQQQNFVHVQYGTTPPSRGKSELTRLQPNGMMLEYGRDQNSQETDQSQRLTIGSQYYLNGNSDVRNEQYAGENSMNRSQIAAEGNTLMTNEMTPIRPTLPEEGYTESPPPPPPNTSTHPLYNKQSDSRYTASMQDPPRGGYYPANGMGSALQPRQYQYSATNPWQREEREKEQARRREAARQWRDQQIAELSALPHRTPQQEEQLRALQLERDFQKRAEEVANQQDDDEESNDLDAESIQRLQGLLRTTTVQERNNASEPQVNLSRNNVANQSVRGNYAAQSLDRTVHGTSIITHGADASQTSQNVQTNCLSQQENSNSHSSSNFQHEQSMQMQNSAGQMQISSLIQSNTAQKSGSHGPIQSIEDKDMHRRSDEIKRRQLELDEVQKKKEEDANKQQQIQQMYQQQQQQQQQHLHHHHHHHLQQPQSHIKSQQMLHPNMLRLDNLSINGLTSSSTQNGNNDAPLPPERGSSFAVMSQTGVLRSNNSNSSNIMTLTSPQSTTVKRVSFHDSNANVESVQRNVSSGNLTAIPSTTMDVISEDPNIFINDAEMLLASPKTPEGPGIPISGSTPGVIGAQEVYKDPRQRRLAEKQKQQQQNSQVGPVPEKLSFKEKMKMFAMETGEDGTPRDKVKISRAQREIDNIGNPTTALISNNGNNSSNNYNNNNGNNINAVTTNNTNNSNSSSSSSSSNNNAHNNRN is encoded by the exons ATGGAAAATAGTGTCAGTATAGTGTTTCCCAGACCCGgctctgagatttcgggggttcgaggcgagctccgaaaaagggtcccttcacatatatggcatataaaaaa AATGGCCACGGAGCTGGCAAATAAGAAAGCTGAGCGCGAAGCTCTGCGTGGCGTAATTCAACAATGGAACGCCAATAGATTGGATCTGTTTGAACTTTCGGAACCGAACGAG GATTTGGAGTTTCACGGTGTAATGAGATTTTATTTTCAAGACAGCGGTCAGAAAGTGGCGACAAAATGTATTAGGGTAGCATCAGATGCGACGAGTCAAGCGGTGATCGAaactttaattgaaaaattccgTCCAGATATGCGAATGCTCTCGGTTCCGGAGTATGCGCTTTACGAAATACACGAAAACGGCG ACGAACGTAAACTCGGTCTGGATGAGAAACCACTGCTGGTGCAGCTAAATTGGCACATCGATGATCGAGAAGGACGTTTTCTGTTGAGGAGGATCGATGATAAGACGAACGCGCAAGGCGTAGGCTTCTCTTCTTCGGAGGGGTCCAGCTTTCGTAGAAAGCTGAGCAAACGGGAAAAGAAACAGATGAAGAAACAAGAAAAACTGAGTCGCCTAAAGAGTTTGGAACAAGAGGAAAACACAGTGCCCCTCGATCAGAATGGCGTGGCTGAAAAATTGTACACGG AATTGCCGGAAACTAGCTTTACCAGAAGCATTTCGAATCCGGAAGCCGTGATGAGGAGGCGACGTCAGCAAAAGTTGGAAAGAAAACTGCAGCAGTTTCGCAGCAAGGATGGTGGCCCGGACACCGGTGGGACATTGAAGATTTACGGCGAAGCGCTTTGCAAGGATGTACCGTATAAAACGCTACTTCTGAGCGTACGAGATTCAGCGGTTCACGTTGTGCGAGAGATGCTCTCCAAATACGGTTTAGAGAAGGTTGATCCGCAGCAGTATTGTCTCGTGCAG GTAAATAGCGAACACGTTAACGGAGGATCTCAACAGGAATACATATTGGACGACGACGAATGCCCTCTAGCTATTCTCATGAATCATCCTTCTGCACGAG GTTCCATCATGTTTCATGTCCGAAGAAGGCCTGCCGATTACGTGCCTCGGAAACGGAAGAAAAAGCCTAGTGGCAAGTGGAACGAACTCGATCACAG ATACGAAGATGAAAGATTGCCCTTTTTACTGGAATTGAATCCTGACGGGAGCGACGTTCCAAATGGAGCTGGTGCAAGACATCGGTTACAACCTAACGTGACGGAGGTGGGTTCGGAAAGACCGATAGGCCCTCAAGCTGTTCAAGCTCAAACTCTCACGTTGACTGGACCGACTGTTATGCCGAGACACTGTGTGATCGCTTTTACGGAAAATATCGTTACTCTCACCCCTTGCTCCAGGGATGCTCACACATACGTGAACAACCAACGGATACATCAAACGACGATACTCCAG AACGGAGCGATCGTGAAATTCGGCAGACTGCATACCTTTCGGTTCATCGATCCGGCACCCGAAGAACGCATCAGACAACGACACGAGTCTACGAGGCAAATCGAATACGGTTACGATCG CTTGCTTCTGTACCGTAGACGCTCGCCAGACTTGACTGGTCAGGAGACAAACGTGGAGCGATACGGCTCGACATCCGGCACTCCGAACAGCGGACAGAATCAAGGGTCGCAGAATCAGGGCCAGGCGAATCAAGAACAAGCTTCTCATCCATCTAGTCCGAGCAAATCGACGACTAATTCCGCTGTTGGTCATCCTCAAAGTCCGACGCACGCGTCAGAGTCCACCCATAATTACGAGACTACGTTTGATCTCGATGGAAACGTTGAGACTGCCAGTTTAACCAGCAGCAGAGACGGTAACAG GACGTTGCAAAATGATCGGCAAGTACGTGGCACGGATCCAATTTTGCCAGCCGTGCTGGAGTTCCTGGAGGAAACGGAGGAAACGTTTTTCCACGCGGTGATCACGGACGTGGAACCGTCCGCGCCTCAATTCAAACTTGCACCAACGTATACGCTTTATCTGGCAGCGAGGTACCGGGCAAGTACGCATTACAGGCCAGAGCTACAACCGACGGAAAGGGCGCACAGGTTGACCGTGATGCTGGCGAATGTTGCCACCATGATACAACGCGTGATACAG GAACGATACATGGACGCGTCTTCTCTGGCGCTGTGGTTGGCAAACGGGTCAGAATTATTGCACATGCTGAAGAACGATCGACACGTGGGTGCGTTCTCGACAAGAGCGCAAGACATTCTGACGGAAGCTGTTCACGCTGCATTCGCATCTTTAGTGCGATGTATATCTTTAGAGCTAGCTCCTGCAATGTCTCAGTTCATGGCTGACGCCGACGAGCCTGCGAAAGAGGCCGgggttttacaaatattttccaACACGATGGCTCTGCTAAGGCGGTGCAGAGTAAATGCCGCTCTCACTATTCAATTGTTCAGCCACTTGTTTCACGCGATCAACGCGACAGCTTTCAACTCGTTGGTCTCGAATACGAATTTGTGCGTCCGATGGTTCGGTCGTCGATTGAAAGCAAGATTGAACGCGCTCGAGACCTGGGCCGAGAGGCAGGGTCTCGAATTGGCGAGCCAGTGCCATTTGGCGACGATCATGCAAGCGACGCACTTGCTACAGGCGCCGAAATACAACGCGGAGGAGCTTGCCACCTTAAGCTCCACGTGTTTCAAATTGAATTCTCTTCAGGTCAGGGCGTTGTTACAAAAGTATCAACCAGCCGCTGACGAACCGAGACTTCCAGCGGAACTGATCGAGAACGTGGTACGAGTAGCGGAGAGTGTGGCCGACACGCTAGCGCGTGCTGACGGCAGAGAGATTCGACTCGAGGAAGAGCCAACGCTCGCGTTGGCGCTTCTTCTGCCCGAGGATGGGTACAGTTGCGAGGTGATACGCGGAGTTCCACCAGGATTAGCAGAATTCTTAGCACCGTTGCAACGAGACGGTCTATGTCGAATGGCTCCGCAGCCTACGAGCAGCGGATACTGGACCATATACATGATCGATCATCACAACAAT TTTCGCAGTCCCAGCGCGATGAGTAACAGATCCGGTAGCGGCTATTCCTGTAACGCAGGAGGACCAAATTCCTCTCAGCCAGAGATACACGTGATCAAATTACACAAATCTACCAACGGGATGGGTTTGAGCATTGTCGCGGCAAAG GGCGCCGGTCAAGATAGGCTGGGAATATATATAAAAAGCGTGGTTGCAGGTGGTGCCGCCGATGCT GATGGTAGATTGACGGCTGGCGATCAACTGCTCAAGGTTGACGGACAAAGTTTAGTTGGAATTACTCAAGAAAA AGCCGCCGAGTATCTGGTGCGCACGGGACCGATAGTGACCCTCGAAGTTGCCAAGCAGGGTGCCATATATCATGGTTTGGCTACTTTATTGTCGCAACCGTCACCGGTTATGAGCAGAG CAGCGCACAAGGTTCGACCCAAGTCCGAGCACTTGGAAACTCCAAAGGTACAAGAAGCAAGCGACGAGCATCCGTCCAGCTCGCGTTCGATGGGTAATTTATTGGATGCGCCAAGGCCCACGGCAATTACTTTGCCAGACCGTTCGGTCGATCCAGTGTCAG GACCTCGCCGCATGAGCGAACGAGATTTACCATCGCGACTTGGACGCGACGTAACCGCTCCTCAGCAACAAATGCATACCAGCAAGTCCGTGCCAGCGTTGCACA ACGTAGGTACCGATGGTAAGCAACAGCACGAGGTATTCAACCCTGGTTATAGCAGAGCATCTTCCAGTAATAGCGTTACTCCGCCAGTCACCCAGCCGTTGCCAATGAACGCCATTAATGGCTCAACGTCGTTACGTTCTCG TTCCAGTCATAATTTACACGACCCGACGAGAATCGGTACGTTACCGCCGAGCGGTCTTCTGGTCGGTAGACAACAATCCTCTCCGAATTTGAATCCTGGTCAAGCAACAACGAATAACAATGCTTCGAGTAACGTTAACGCGGCCTTGAACGTGCTTCAAGGTAACGAAGCTGAAAGGTTTTATCAGAATTTGAGTATCTACAGGAATCAAGACGGCACGGCGAAACAACGATATAGTCCATCTCAACATTTGGAGGAGAG AAATCTTCTGCAGCCGCAGAAGAACTCGAGAGGTTCGCAAAATTCTTTGAATCGACCGGGAACGTTTGAAACTAGCCAAATCAGAGACCGTCCAATATCCGCTTACGTACCTCAAAACCAACAACAGTCTTATTTAGGCGGGCAATCGCAGTCGCAGTCGCAGTCGCAATCGCAATCGCAATTGTATTCGCAACAAGGATGCGCACCGCCACCTCCGAGATCTCAGTCCTCGCGAGACATGATACGACAGGAAGCAAAACTTCAGGAAATGCAGGAAGAAGTGAGAAGACGAGAATTGCGGGGTGGCGTGCCAGTTCCATCGAATCAATATCGACCAAATACCGCGTACAATGTAAAAGCAAATACGATTGCATCGACAAGTTCCTCCGTTCGTCCGACGAAATCTCTTGGTTCTCAACCAAATTTGGGATCGAGTCCGCCGGTGACGGTGCCCACATCTCCGATTTCGGTATCCAGCCATAGCGCGAAACAAGTTGGTACCTCTAGTTACGGTTACTTGGATCCGCAGTATGGATCGTACATGATCCAACACAGCAAGTCCCCGCATATGCATCCGCATCAACATCAACACCAGCATCAGCATCAATCTCAATCTCAAGCTCAACCTCAATCTCAGCCTCAGTCTCAACCTCAACCTCAACCTCAACCTCAACCTCAACCTCAACCTCAACCTCAACATCAGCATCAACACCCGCATCAATACTCTCATCAACACCAATACCAACATCCGCATTACCATCACCATCAGAACATGCAACAGCAGAACTTTGTGCACGTCCAATACGGCACTACGCCTCCATCGAGAGGAAAAAGCGAATTGACGCGATTACAACCGAATGGAATGATGCTCGAATATGGAAGAGATCAGAACTCTCAAGAAACTGATCAAAGTCAACGTCTTACCATTGGATCGCAGTAttatttaaatggaaattcGGACGTACGAAACGAACAGTACGCTGGTGAAAATAGCATGAATAGATCACAGATCGCGGCAGAAGGTAATACTTTGATGACTAATGAGATGACTCCGATTAGACCCACCCTTCCGGAAGAGGGATACACCGAAAGCCCTCCGCCACCGCCACCAAACACTTCGACTCATCCTCTTTATAACAAACAGTCGGATTCGAG ATACACCGCGAGTATGCAGGATCCTCCTCGCGGCGGATATTACCCGGCTAACGGGATGGGAAGCGCGTTGCAACCGCGTCAGTATCAGTACAGTGCCACGAATCCTTGGCagcgagaagaaagagaaaag GAACAAGCGCGCAGAAGGGAAGCGGCAAGACAATGGCGGGACCAACAAATAGCGGAATTAAGCGCGTTACCTCATAGAACTCCCCAACAGGAAGAACAGCTTAGAGCGCTCCAGTTGGAGAGGGATTTTCAAAAGAGAGCCGAAGAGGTCGCTAATCAACAAGACGATGACGAGGAAAGCAATGATTTGGACGCAGAGAGTATACAGCGACTTCAAGGGTTGCTTCGTACAACGACGGTTCAAGAACGAAACAATGCATCGGAACCACAGGTCAATCTGtccagaaacaacgtggccaaTCAATCCGTCAGAGGAAACTATGCTGCACAAAGCCTGGATAGAACCGTGCATGGTACGAGTATTATCACGCACGGGGCTGACGCATCGCAAACTTCCCAAAACGTTCAAACGAATTGTTTAAGCCAGCAAGAAAACTCTAATTCCCATTCGTCGTCGAACTTTCAACACGAGCAAAGCATGCAAATGCAAAATAGTGCCGGACAAATGCAGATATCATCCTTAATTCAATCGAATACTGCTCAAAAGTCCGGCTCCCATGGTCCTATTCAGTCCATCGAAGACAAAGATATGCATCGTAGATCAGATGAGATTAAACGAAGGCAGTTGGAACTCGATGAAgttcagaaaaagaaagaggaagatgcTAATAAGCAGCAACAAATTCAACAGATGtatcaacagcagcaacaacagcaacaacagcatctccaccatcatcaccatcatcatttGCAGCAACCGCAATCTCATATCAAGAGTCAACAAATGTTACATCCTAATATGTTACGGTTGGATAACTTGTCCATTAATGGACTCACCTCGTCTT CTACACAAAATGGTAATAACGACGCGCCTCTGCCACCGGAACGAGGTTCCAGTTTTGCGGTGATGTCGCAGACTGGGGTACTCCGATCGAACAATTCAAATTCATCGAATATTATGACATTAACTTCCCCGCAATCAACGACCGTCAAGAGAGTCTCCTTTCATGATTCGAACGCAAACGTGGAATCAGTACAACGAAATGTATCGTCTGGAAATTTAACCGCGATTCCGTCCACAACTATGGATGTCATTTCAGAAGATCCAAAC ATTTTCATCAACGATGCTGAAATGTTATTGGCATCTCCAAAGACGCCCGAAGGACCTGGTATACCAATTAGCGGTAGTACACCTGGCGTGATAGGCGCTCAAGAAGTTTACAA GGATCCGAGGCAAAGACGACTTGCTGAAAAGCAAAAACAACAGCAACAAAATTCTCAAGTTGGACCAGTACCTGAGAAACTAAGTTTCAAGGAGAAAATGAAGATGTTTGCGATGGAAACGGGAGAAGATGGAACACCACGGGATAAGGTGAAAATTTCGCGTGCTCAACGCGAAATAGATAACATAGGTAATCCTACTACTGCACTGATCAGCAATAACGGCAACAACAGCAGTAATAATTACAACAACAATAACGGTAACAATATCAATGCCGTTACTACTAACAATACAAACAatagcaacagcagcagcagcagcagcagcagcaacaacaacgcTCATAACAATAGGAATTAA